The following proteins are encoded in a genomic region of Solea senegalensis isolate Sse05_10M linkage group LG5, IFAPA_SoseM_1, whole genome shotgun sequence:
- the ykt6 gene encoding synaptobrevin homolog YKT6, whose product MKLYSLSIIYKGASKANLLKAAYDLSSFSFFQRSSVQEFMTFTSALIVERTTQGSRASVKEQEYLCHVYVRNDNLGAVVIADTEYPQRVSFTLLEKVLEEFSRQVDSIDWPSGNPETINYKALDIHLSKYQNPREADAMTKVQAELDETKIILHNTMESLLDRGEKLDDLVAKSEHLGNQSKAFYKTARKQNSCCEIM is encoded by the exons ATGAAGCTCTACAGTCTTAGCATCATCTACAAAGGAGCATCCAAAGCCAACCTTCTCAAAGCGGCCTATGACCTGTCCTCCTTCAGCTTCTTTCAGCGCTCCAG tGTTCAGGAGTTCATGACTTTCACCAGTGCCTTAATTGTTGAACGAACAACACAAGGAAGCCGTGCCTCCGTCAAAGaacaag aATACCTGTGCCATGTGTACGTGAGGAACGATAACCTGGGTGCTGTGGTCATTGCAGATACAGAGTATCCACAAAGAGTCTCTTTCACATTGCTGGAAAAg gtacTAGAGGAATTCTCCAGGCAAGTGGACAGTATAGACTGGCCGTCTGGTAATCCTGAAACCATAAACTACAAAGCCTTAGATATTCACCTGTCTAAATACCAG AACCCTAGAGAAGCAGATGCAATGACCAAAGTGCAGGCAGAACTGGATGAGACAAAGATCATTTTG CACAACACCATGGAAAGTCTtttggacagaggagagaaactgGATGATCTTGTGGCAAAGTCAGAACACCTGGGAAACCAGTCTAAAGCCTTCTACAAGACT GCACGGAAACAGAACTCATGCTGTGAAATCATGTGA
- the sb:cb288 gene encoding uncharacterized protein sb:cb288 isoform X2: MKSENTSSQMWTEVKNNSDTRNSSKMVDPDLPRQLLHAVQQRNGSTTAVTHPSSTEEPLTQSSGIIPGLIAATVFIALLLALYAVLWKCMVSPPQRKHSKVRVRIHQRSSV, from the exons ATGAAGTCTGAAAACACAAGCTCACAAATGTGGACCGAGGTGAAAAACAATAGCGACACTCGAAACAGCTCGAAG ATGGTTGACCCAGATCTTCCACGACAGCTTTTACACGCTGTTCAGCAGAGGAATG GTTCAACAACAGCCGTAACTCATCCTTCCAGCACAGAGGAGCCTCTAACCCAGAGCAGTGGGATCATCCCAG gTCTAATTGCAGCTACAGTGTTCATCGCCCTTTTACTTGCTCTTTATGCCGTCCTCTGGAAGTGCATGGTGTCGCCACCACAACG AAAGCACAGCAAGGTGAGGGTGAGAATACATCAGAGGAGTTCTGTGTGA
- the sb:cb288 gene encoding uncharacterized protein sb:cb288 isoform X1: protein MKSENTSSQMWTEVKNNSDTRNSSKMVDPDLPRQLLHAVQQRNGSTTAVTHPSSTEEPLTQSSGIIPGENHSDHNHVKSVQIQEPICKTCHLESTANKDHLLQLQFTNKIGATLHHQRQTRSENILFGRSF, encoded by the exons ATGAAGTCTGAAAACACAAGCTCACAAATGTGGACCGAGGTGAAAAACAATAGCGACACTCGAAACAGCTCGAAG ATGGTTGACCCAGATCTTCCACGACAGCTTTTACACGCTGTTCAGCAGAGGAATG GTTCAACAACAGCCGTAACTCATCCTTCCAGCACAGAGGAGCCTCTAACCCAGAGCAGTGGGATCATCCCAGGTGAGAATCACTCTGACCACAATCATGTCAAGTCTGTACAGATCCAGGAGCCGATTTGTAAGACATGCCACCTTGAGTCAACAGCGAACAAAGACCACTTACTTCAGTTGCaattcacaaataaaattgGAGCCACGTTACACCACCAACGGCAAACACGGTCTGAAAACATCTTATTTGGCAGGTCATTTTAG
- the osmr gene encoding oncostatin-M-specific receptor subunit beta isoform X2, whose translation MESFRISFINLFWLYLRFSEDHGGRCSDTVWQLPEPTISHLDAVSDKQSLVVSWLLNHSSSAGGINEIQISRTEDHVIIYNKNVSARSVGSHGYQWTWTSDLPLECVDHFVRVRHFDNRSVPSPWSKWKANSGAKAKKITMFPLDRMLKDGSNATFCCVPPAGVNITRITLSDQEYPLISIGARVKAIAVENLRFPTNTFKFLKLNCSASTGISRAVVNFVSFPPQKPRNLSCATSSMTTVTCTWDPGRKQHPHDRNKRTYTLHVENTDLAPIKCQTWSCTFPSIPHLNEYNVTVVVKDKLGEEAESYSFNISDRVFPVAEWDSVSPGVTDANMSWIIQGNLTQLLCQLTVNTKATTVLNCSGINGPCKVKVEHLLPSTHYSTRVRCSANGMLWGNWTQPEPFTTYPLVTLNLWRKIKQLSYPYTRQVTLLWKMDASGSATTETAKAYTVQWWPEGKNKTVWTDGGQTQAEVSIGPQQCDFTVKAVLHAGSSIPAHITIPKLDDRENLPEEKRLSSGSAAGFNLSWSEWDEPTCGYTVEWCILGDPVSPLQWKHIPEGNNTLLLPAGAVPSPSLVEPVQTTSSSVTLEWRYSEDDPSHVAFITGYLVSVKEVGPNMLPCHSTAMDVFNVSVADPRRKSVTVEGLKQSQEYTFCVSALTKNGPGQPTSITITTRTNYSAQLVKILTFTLFLLSCIILLWCQRKLLKRRLTEVFVYPAGMSIKTPELISFLQQTGERVPSHKMEECITCDIEILNSHRPLLKPSTLRDPVFMSTQFSDSSLSPLCVVPVKDYCPHSVTPPCERPALQQITCMTNRSYFYPMVDESSQTRGEMTSSEVKPSFDLSDGQQSSCTVTYGYVSNDTL comes from the exons ATGGAAAGTTTCAGGATATCTTTCATCAACCTTTTCTGGTTGTATCTGAGGTTTTCTGAGGATCACGGTGGACGCTGCTCTGACACTG TTTGGCAGCTACCGGAGCCAACCATCAGTCATCTGGACGCTGTGAGTGACAAGCAGAGCCTCGTGGTGAGCTGGCTGCTAAACCACAGTAGCTCTGCGGGTGGCATCAATGAGATCCAGATTAGCCGCACTGAAGACCATGTCATTATTTACAAT AAAAATGTCAGTGCGCGGTCTGTCGGTTCACATGGATACCAATGGACCTGGACCTCAGATCTGCCTCTGGAGTGCGTGGATCACTTTGTCAGGGTGCGACATTTCGACAACCGGTCTGTTCCAAGTCCCTGGAGCAAATGGAAAGCTAACAGTG GTGCAAAGGCAAAGAAGATCACAATGTTTCCATTGGACCGGATGCTAAAAGACGGCAGCAACGCCACATTCTGCTGTGTTCCCCCGGCAGGAGTCAACATCACCAGAATTACCCTCAGTGACCAGGAATACCCTCTGATCAGCATCGGAGCCCGAGTTAAGGCCATCGCTGTAGAGAACCTGCGTTTcccaacaaatacatttaaattcctAAAACTCAATTGCAGTGCTTCAACAGGCATTAGCAGGGCCGTCGTGAACTTTGTCAGCT TTCCTCCGCAGAAGCCCAGAAACCTCAGCTGTGCGACCTCATCTATGACAACTGTTACCTGCACCTGGGATCCAGGCAGGAAACAACACCCACATGACCGCAACAAGCGAACATACACCCTTCATGTAGA GAATACAGACCTGGCTCCCATCAAATGCCAGACATGGTCTTGTACTTTCCCGTCCATACCACACCTGAACGAATACAACGTCACTGTGGTAGTGAAGGACAAGCTGGGAGAGGAGGCAGAAAGCTACAGCTTCAATATCTCCGACCGAG TGTTTCCTGTTGCAGAGTGGGACAGTGTGAGCCCAGGAGTGACAGACGCCAACATGTCATGGATCATACAAGGGAACTTGACTCAACTCTTGTGTCAGCTCACTGTCAACACAAAGGCCACCACAGTG cTGAACTGCAGTGGCATAAATGGACCCTGCAAAGTCAAAGTGGAGCATCTGCTCCCCAGCACTCACTACTCTACCAGGGTGCGCTGCTCTGCAAATGGCATGCTGTGGGGAAACTGGACGCAGCCAGAACCCTTTACGACGT ATCCATTGGTGACCTTAAACTtatggaggaaaataaagcagCTGTCTTACCCCTACACTCGTCAAGTTACTCTGTTGTGGAAAATG GATGCTTCTGGCTCAGCGACCACCGAGACTGCCAAAGCTTACACAGTTCAATGGTGGCCCGAGGGCAAGAACAAGACTGTGTGGACAGATGGTGGACAGACCCAGGCGGAGGTTTCCATTGGCCCACAACAGTGTGACTTCACTGTTAAGGCTGTTCTCCACGCCGGCTCCTCCATCCCTGCTCATATCACCATCCCGAAGTTGGATGACAGAG AGAACCTCCCAGAGGAGAAGCGCTTGAGCAGCGGCTCAGCCGCTGGTTTCAATCTGTCCTGGTCCGAGTGGGACGAACCAACGTGTGGCTATACGGTGGAGTGGTGCATCCTGGGAGATCCTGTGTCGCCTCTGCAATGGAAACATATCCCAGAGGGAAACAACACATTACTCCTCCCTGCTG GAGCAGTACCGTCCCCGAGTCTGGTTGAACCTGTTCAGACTACATCCTCATCTGTGACATTAGAATGGCGTTACAGTGAGGACGATCCGTCTCATGTGGCATTCATCACTGGTTACCTGGTTAGTGTAAAGGAAGTGGGACCTAATATGCTGCCATGTCATTCCACAG CGATGGATGTCTTCAACGTATCAGTGGCCGACCCTCGGAGGAAATCTGTGACCGTAGAGGGTTTGAAGCAGAGCCAAGAATACACTTTCTGTGTGAGTGCTCTCACTAAGAACGGGCCGGGACAACCAACCAGCATCACCATCACGACCAGAACCAACT ACTCCGCTCAGCTGGTCAAGATACTGACTTTTACCTTGTTTCTACTCAGCTGCATCATATTACTGTGGTGTCAAAGAAAACT GTTGAAAAGAAGACTGACAGAGGTTTTTGTTTATCCTGCTGGTATGAGCATCAAAACGCCCGAGTTAATCAGCTTCCTGCAGCAG ACTGGAGAGAGGGTGCCCTCCCACAAGATGGAGGAGTGCATCACCTGTGACATTGAGATCCTAAATTCTCACCGTCCTCTGCTCAAACCGTCCACACTGAGAGATCCTGTTTTCATGAGCACACAGTTCTCTGATTCGTCTTTGTCGCCTCTGTGTGTTGTGCCAGTCAAAGATTACTGCCCACACTCGGTCACACCGCCCTGTGAACGACCTGCCCTTCAGCAAATAACTTGCATGACAAACAGGAGTTACTTTTACCCCATGGTGGACGAATCCtcgcagacacggggagaaatGACGTCCAGTGAAGTCAAACCGAGCTTCGATCTTTCCGACGGTCAGCAGAGTTCATGTACAGTTACATATGGTTATGTCTCCAATGATACTCTGTAA
- the osmr gene encoding oncostatin-M-specific receptor subunit beta isoform X1, translated as MESFRISFINLFWLYLRFSEDHGGRCSDTVWQLPEPTISHLDAVSDKQSLVVSWLLNHSSSAGGINEIQISRTEDHVIIYNKNVSARSVGSHGYQWTWTSDLPLECVDHFVRVRHFDNRSVPSPWSKWKANSGAKAKKITMFPLDRMLKDGSNATFCCVPPAGVNITRITLSDQEYPLISIGARVKAIAVENLRFPTNTFKFLKLNCSASTGISRAVVNFVSFPPQKPRNLSCATSSMTTVTCTWDPGRKQHPHDRNKRTYTLHVENTDLAPIKCQTWSCTFPSIPHLNEYNVTVVVKDKLGEEAESYSFNISDRVFPVAEWDSVSPGVTDANMSWIIQGNLTQLLCQLTVNTKATTVLNCSGINGPCKVKVEHLLPSTHYSTRVRCSANGMLWGNWTQPEPFTTYPLVTLNLWRKIKQLSYPYTRQVTLLWKMDASGSATTETAKAYTVQWWPEGKNKTVWTDGGQTQAEVSIGPQQCDFTVKAVLHAGSSIPAHITIPKLDDRENLPEEKRLSSGSAAGFNLSWSEWDEPTCGYTVEWCILGDPVSPLQWKHIPEGNNTLLLPAGHFKPGCRYTFNIYGCTENGHRLLEIQTGYSQELGAVPSPSLVEPVQTTSSSVTLEWRYSEDDPSHVAFITGYLVSVKEVGPNMLPCHSTAMDVFNVSVADPRRKSVTVEGLKQSQEYTFCVSALTKNGPGQPTSITITTRTNYSAQLVKILTFTLFLLSCIILLWCQRKLLKRRLTEVFVYPAGMSIKTPELISFLQQTGERVPSHKMEECITCDIEILNSHRPLLKPSTLRDPVFMSTQFSDSSLSPLCVVPVKDYCPHSVTPPCERPALQQITCMTNRSYFYPMVDESSQTRGEMTSSEVKPSFDLSDGQQSSCTVTYGYVSNDTL; from the exons ATGGAAAGTTTCAGGATATCTTTCATCAACCTTTTCTGGTTGTATCTGAGGTTTTCTGAGGATCACGGTGGACGCTGCTCTGACACTG TTTGGCAGCTACCGGAGCCAACCATCAGTCATCTGGACGCTGTGAGTGACAAGCAGAGCCTCGTGGTGAGCTGGCTGCTAAACCACAGTAGCTCTGCGGGTGGCATCAATGAGATCCAGATTAGCCGCACTGAAGACCATGTCATTATTTACAAT AAAAATGTCAGTGCGCGGTCTGTCGGTTCACATGGATACCAATGGACCTGGACCTCAGATCTGCCTCTGGAGTGCGTGGATCACTTTGTCAGGGTGCGACATTTCGACAACCGGTCTGTTCCAAGTCCCTGGAGCAAATGGAAAGCTAACAGTG GTGCAAAGGCAAAGAAGATCACAATGTTTCCATTGGACCGGATGCTAAAAGACGGCAGCAACGCCACATTCTGCTGTGTTCCCCCGGCAGGAGTCAACATCACCAGAATTACCCTCAGTGACCAGGAATACCCTCTGATCAGCATCGGAGCCCGAGTTAAGGCCATCGCTGTAGAGAACCTGCGTTTcccaacaaatacatttaaattcctAAAACTCAATTGCAGTGCTTCAACAGGCATTAGCAGGGCCGTCGTGAACTTTGTCAGCT TTCCTCCGCAGAAGCCCAGAAACCTCAGCTGTGCGACCTCATCTATGACAACTGTTACCTGCACCTGGGATCCAGGCAGGAAACAACACCCACATGACCGCAACAAGCGAACATACACCCTTCATGTAGA GAATACAGACCTGGCTCCCATCAAATGCCAGACATGGTCTTGTACTTTCCCGTCCATACCACACCTGAACGAATACAACGTCACTGTGGTAGTGAAGGACAAGCTGGGAGAGGAGGCAGAAAGCTACAGCTTCAATATCTCCGACCGAG TGTTTCCTGTTGCAGAGTGGGACAGTGTGAGCCCAGGAGTGACAGACGCCAACATGTCATGGATCATACAAGGGAACTTGACTCAACTCTTGTGTCAGCTCACTGTCAACACAAAGGCCACCACAGTG cTGAACTGCAGTGGCATAAATGGACCCTGCAAAGTCAAAGTGGAGCATCTGCTCCCCAGCACTCACTACTCTACCAGGGTGCGCTGCTCTGCAAATGGCATGCTGTGGGGAAACTGGACGCAGCCAGAACCCTTTACGACGT ATCCATTGGTGACCTTAAACTtatggaggaaaataaagcagCTGTCTTACCCCTACACTCGTCAAGTTACTCTGTTGTGGAAAATG GATGCTTCTGGCTCAGCGACCACCGAGACTGCCAAAGCTTACACAGTTCAATGGTGGCCCGAGGGCAAGAACAAGACTGTGTGGACAGATGGTGGACAGACCCAGGCGGAGGTTTCCATTGGCCCACAACAGTGTGACTTCACTGTTAAGGCTGTTCTCCACGCCGGCTCCTCCATCCCTGCTCATATCACCATCCCGAAGTTGGATGACAGAG AGAACCTCCCAGAGGAGAAGCGCTTGAGCAGCGGCTCAGCCGCTGGTTTCAATCTGTCCTGGTCCGAGTGGGACGAACCAACGTGTGGCTATACGGTGGAGTGGTGCATCCTGGGAGATCCTGTGTCGCCTCTGCAATGGAAACATATCCCAGAGGGAAACAACACATTACTCCTCCCTGCTG GGCATTTTAAACCAGGATGTAGGTATACCTTCAATATCTATGGGTGCACAGAAAATGGACACAGACTGCTGGAGATACAGACTGGATACTCACAAGAGCTTG GAGCAGTACCGTCCCCGAGTCTGGTTGAACCTGTTCAGACTACATCCTCATCTGTGACATTAGAATGGCGTTACAGTGAGGACGATCCGTCTCATGTGGCATTCATCACTGGTTACCTGGTTAGTGTAAAGGAAGTGGGACCTAATATGCTGCCATGTCATTCCACAG CGATGGATGTCTTCAACGTATCAGTGGCCGACCCTCGGAGGAAATCTGTGACCGTAGAGGGTTTGAAGCAGAGCCAAGAATACACTTTCTGTGTGAGTGCTCTCACTAAGAACGGGCCGGGACAACCAACCAGCATCACCATCACGACCAGAACCAACT ACTCCGCTCAGCTGGTCAAGATACTGACTTTTACCTTGTTTCTACTCAGCTGCATCATATTACTGTGGTGTCAAAGAAAACT GTTGAAAAGAAGACTGACAGAGGTTTTTGTTTATCCTGCTGGTATGAGCATCAAAACGCCCGAGTTAATCAGCTTCCTGCAGCAG ACTGGAGAGAGGGTGCCCTCCCACAAGATGGAGGAGTGCATCACCTGTGACATTGAGATCCTAAATTCTCACCGTCCTCTGCTCAAACCGTCCACACTGAGAGATCCTGTTTTCATGAGCACACAGTTCTCTGATTCGTCTTTGTCGCCTCTGTGTGTTGTGCCAGTCAAAGATTACTGCCCACACTCGGTCACACCGCCCTGTGAACGACCTGCCCTTCAGCAAATAACTTGCATGACAAACAGGAGTTACTTTTACCCCATGGTGGACGAATCCtcgcagacacggggagaaatGACGTCCAGTGAAGTCAAACCGAGCTTCGATCTTTCCGACGGTCAGCAGAGTTCATGTACAGTTACATATGGTTATGTCTCCAATGATACTCTGTAA